In Topomyia yanbarensis strain Yona2022 chromosome 2, ASM3024719v1, whole genome shotgun sequence, one DNA window encodes the following:
- the LOC131678933 gene encoding dihydrolipoyllysine-residue acetyltransferase component of pyruvate dehydrogenase complex, mitochondrial isoform X1 encodes MLRTIAVRNEKLLLQGSRQVLRGTARRALSCEAVRKSNLPKNAQKWSGQRIISVCQVNFVRGYCSNYPAHAKVLLPALSPTMELGTIVSWEKKEGDKLNEGDLLAEIETDKATMGFETPEEGYLAKILVQAGQKDVPIGRLVCIIVENEADVAAFKDYKDTGAPATKPAAAAAPPPPAAAPPVATPPPVAAAHPPPPPPAASGAMTAVDQRGPRVYASPMAKKLAEQQRLRLEGKGSGLFGSLTSKDLAGMQPGGAPEVHAPAAAHSIPAGAAFVDLPVSNIRGVIAKRLLESKTTIPHYYLTVDVNMDQINKVRAKFNKQLEKDGVKLSINDFIIKAAAMACKKVPEANSAWMDTVIRQFDAVDVSVAVSTDRGLITPIVFSADRKGLTDISKDVKHLAAKAREGKLQPQEFQGGTFSVSNLGMFGVTHFSAIINPPQSCILAIGGTQKRIVPDKDSEKGWKESDYVAVTLSCDHRTVDGAIGARWLQYFRMFLEDPHSMLL; translated from the exons ATGCTGCGGACCATCGCCGTACGGAACGAGAAACTGCTGCTGCAGGGATCACGCCAGGTTCTACGCGGAACTGCCAGAAGGGCGCTCAGCTGCGAAGCGGTCCGGAAGAGTAACCTTCCGAA aaatgctcAGAAATGGAGCGGACAGAGAATCATCTCCGTATGTCAGGTGAACTTTGTCAGAGGATACTGCAGCAATTATCCAGCTCACGCAAAGGTTTTGTTACCGGCACTTTCACCAACCATGGAGCTGGGGACCATCGTCAGCTGGGAGAAAAAGGAAGGCGACAAACTCAACGAAG GTGACCTGCTGGCAGAAATCGAAACCGACAAGGCCACCATGGGCTTCGAAACACCCGAAGAGGGATATCTAGCCAAGATCTTAGTCCAAGCAGGGCAGAAAGATGTACCCATTGGAAGGTTGGTGTGTATCATTGTTGAAAATGAAGCTGATGTGGCTGCCTTCAAAGATTACAAGGATACTGGTGCGCCTGCAACGAAACCGGCAGCCGCTGCCGCTCCACCACCGCCAGCTGCTGCACCACCGGTAGCGACTCCACCGCCAGTTGCTGCGGCTCATCCGCCACCTCCACCTCCAGCAGCCAGCGGAGCGATGACAGCAGTTGATCAACGCGGACCCCGAGTTTACGCTAGCCCAATGGCTAAGAAACTTGCCGAGCAGCAAAGACTACGACTAGAAG GGAAAGGATCCGGTTTGTTTGGATCATTAACATCTAAGGATCTTGCAGGTATGCAACCGGGCGGTGCTCCGGAAGTGCATGCTCCGGCGGCGGCACACAGCATTCCAGCCGGCGCAGCCTTCGTAGACCTACCGGTTTCCAATATTCGAGGGGTTATCGCCAAACGGCTGCTTGAATCGAAAACAACCATCCCACACTACTATCTCACGGTGGATGTGAACATGGATCAAATCAACAAGGTTCGCGCCAAGTTCAACAAACAGCTGGAGAAGGACGGTGTCAAACTGTCGATCAACGATTTCATTATCAAGGCAGCTGCCATGGCCTGCAAGAAGGTCCCGGAAGCGAACTCGGCCTGGATGGACACGGTCATTAGACA ATTCGATGCCGTTGACGTTTCAGTCGCAGTCTCAACCGATCGCGGGCTCATCACCCCAATCGTGTTCAGTGCCGATCGGAAGGGTCTAACCGATATCTCCAAGGACGTGAAACATCTGGCAGCCAAAGCTCGGGAAGGTAAACTGCAACCTCAGGAGTTCCAAGGGGGTACTTTTAGCGTTTCGAACCTCGGAATGTTCGGCGTAACGCACTTCAGCGCCATCATCAATCCGCCACAGAGCTGTATTTTGGCTATTGGTGGTACCCAAAAGCGTATCGTACCTGATAAAGATTCAGAAAAGGG CTGGAAGGAAAGTGATTACGTCGCAGTAACGCTCAGCTGTGATCATCGCACGGTGGACGGCGCCATTGGTGCACGCTGGCTACAATACTTCCGCATGTTTTTGGAGGATCCCCATTCGATGCTGTTATAA
- the LOC131678933 gene encoding dihydrolipoyllysine-residue acetyltransferase component of pyruvate dehydrogenase complex, mitochondrial isoform X2: MLRTIAVRNEKLLLQGSRQVLRGTARRALSCEAVRKSNLPKNAQKWSGQRIISVCQVNFVRGYCSNYPAHAKVLLPALSPTMELGTIVSWEKKEGDKLNEGDLLAEIETDKATMGFETPEEGYLAKILVQAGQKDVPIGRLVCIIVENEADVAAFKDYKDTGAPATKPAAAAAPPPPAAAPPVATPPPVAAAHPPPPPPAASGAMTAVDQRGPRVYASPMAKKLAEQQRLRLEGMQPGGAPEVHAPAAAHSIPAGAAFVDLPVSNIRGVIAKRLLESKTTIPHYYLTVDVNMDQINKVRAKFNKQLEKDGVKLSINDFIIKAAAMACKKVPEANSAWMDTVIRQFDAVDVSVAVSTDRGLITPIVFSADRKGLTDISKDVKHLAAKAREGKLQPQEFQGGTFSVSNLGMFGVTHFSAIINPPQSCILAIGGTQKRIVPDKDSEKGWKESDYVAVTLSCDHRTVDGAIGARWLQYFRMFLEDPHSMLL, translated from the exons ATGCTGCGGACCATCGCCGTACGGAACGAGAAACTGCTGCTGCAGGGATCACGCCAGGTTCTACGCGGAACTGCCAGAAGGGCGCTCAGCTGCGAAGCGGTCCGGAAGAGTAACCTTCCGAA aaatgctcAGAAATGGAGCGGACAGAGAATCATCTCCGTATGTCAGGTGAACTTTGTCAGAGGATACTGCAGCAATTATCCAGCTCACGCAAAGGTTTTGTTACCGGCACTTTCACCAACCATGGAGCTGGGGACCATCGTCAGCTGGGAGAAAAAGGAAGGCGACAAACTCAACGAAG GTGACCTGCTGGCAGAAATCGAAACCGACAAGGCCACCATGGGCTTCGAAACACCCGAAGAGGGATATCTAGCCAAGATCTTAGTCCAAGCAGGGCAGAAAGATGTACCCATTGGAAGGTTGGTGTGTATCATTGTTGAAAATGAAGCTGATGTGGCTGCCTTCAAAGATTACAAGGATACTGGTGCGCCTGCAACGAAACCGGCAGCCGCTGCCGCTCCACCACCGCCAGCTGCTGCACCACCGGTAGCGACTCCACCGCCAGTTGCTGCGGCTCATCCGCCACCTCCACCTCCAGCAGCCAGCGGAGCGATGACAGCAGTTGATCAACGCGGACCCCGAGTTTACGCTAGCCCAATGGCTAAGAAACTTGCCGAGCAGCAAAGACTACGACTAGAAG GTATGCAACCGGGCGGTGCTCCGGAAGTGCATGCTCCGGCGGCGGCACACAGCATTCCAGCCGGCGCAGCCTTCGTAGACCTACCGGTTTCCAATATTCGAGGGGTTATCGCCAAACGGCTGCTTGAATCGAAAACAACCATCCCACACTACTATCTCACGGTGGATGTGAACATGGATCAAATCAACAAGGTTCGCGCCAAGTTCAACAAACAGCTGGAGAAGGACGGTGTCAAACTGTCGATCAACGATTTCATTATCAAGGCAGCTGCCATGGCCTGCAAGAAGGTCCCGGAAGCGAACTCGGCCTGGATGGACACGGTCATTAGACA ATTCGATGCCGTTGACGTTTCAGTCGCAGTCTCAACCGATCGCGGGCTCATCACCCCAATCGTGTTCAGTGCCGATCGGAAGGGTCTAACCGATATCTCCAAGGACGTGAAACATCTGGCAGCCAAAGCTCGGGAAGGTAAACTGCAACCTCAGGAGTTCCAAGGGGGTACTTTTAGCGTTTCGAACCTCGGAATGTTCGGCGTAACGCACTTCAGCGCCATCATCAATCCGCCACAGAGCTGTATTTTGGCTATTGGTGGTACCCAAAAGCGTATCGTACCTGATAAAGATTCAGAAAAGGG CTGGAAGGAAAGTGATTACGTCGCAGTAACGCTCAGCTGTGATCATCGCACGGTGGACGGCGCCATTGGTGCACGCTGGCTACAATACTTCCGCATGTTTTTGGAGGATCCCCATTCGATGCTGTTATAA